The following proteins are co-located in the Lepus europaeus isolate LE1 chromosome 15, mLepTim1.pri, whole genome shotgun sequence genome:
- the LOC133774520 gene encoding S-phase kinase-associated protein 1-like — translation MPSIKLQSSDGEIFEVDVEIAKQSVTIKTMLEHLGMDDEGDDDPVPLPNVNAAILKQVIQWCTHHKDDPPPPEDDENKEKQMDDIPVWDQEFLNVDQGTLFELILAANYLDITGLLDVTCKTVANMIKGKTPEEILKTFIKNDFTEEAAAQVRKESQWCEEK, via the coding sequence ATGCCTTCAATAAAGTTGCAGAGTTCTGATGGAGAGATTTTTGAAGTTGATGTAGAAATTGCCAAACAGTCTGTGACTATCAAGACCATGTTGGAACATTTGGGGATGGATGATGAAGGAGATGATGACCCAGTTCCTCTACCAAATGTTAATGCAGCAATATTAAAACAGGTCATTCAGTGGTGCACCCACCATAAGGACGACCCTCCTCCTCCTGAAGACGATgagaacaaagaaaagcaaatggaTGATATCCCTGTTTGGGACCAGGAATTCCTGAATGTTGACCAAGGAACACTTTTTGAGCTTATTCTGGCTGCAAACTACTTAGACATCACAGGTTTACTGGATGTTACGTGCAAGACTGTTGCCAATATGATCAAGGGGAAGACCCCTGAGGAGATTCTCAAGACCTTCATTAAGAATGACTTTACTGAAGAAGCAGCAGCCCAGGTACGCAAAGAGAGCCAGTGGTGTGAAGAGAAGTGA